In a genomic window of Gemmatimonadetes bacterium T265:
- a CDS encoding oxidoreductase: MDLGLRGKRALVTGSTGGIGLATARQLAAEGCTVVVNGRTTARVEDAARRVREAAGVAADAVRGVAADLGTAEGCAALCAAVPDVDVLVNNVGIFEPKPFGEIPDADWLRFFETNVLSGVRLARHYLPGMRERDWGRIVFVSSESAVQIPAEMIHYGMTKTAQVAVARGLAETTAGTGVTVNSVLPGPTASEGVSTFVGQMAAAQGVDFATAEREFFATARPSSLLRRFATPDEVAAMIAYACSGRAAATNGAALRVDGGVVRAVL, from the coding sequence ATGGATCTGGGGCTGCGCGGGAAGCGGGCGCTGGTAACCGGGTCGACGGGCGGGATCGGGCTGGCGACGGCCCGGCAGCTCGCGGCCGAGGGGTGCACGGTGGTCGTCAACGGGCGCACGACCGCGCGCGTGGAAGACGCGGCGCGCCGGGTGCGCGAGGCCGCGGGCGTCGCCGCCGACGCCGTGCGCGGCGTCGCGGCCGACCTCGGCACGGCCGAGGGCTGCGCCGCACTCTGCGCCGCGGTCCCCGACGTCGACGTGCTCGTGAACAACGTCGGCATCTTCGAGCCGAAGCCGTTCGGCGAGATCCCCGACGCCGACTGGCTCCGTTTCTTCGAGACCAACGTGCTGAGCGGCGTGCGCCTCGCGCGGCACTACCTCCCGGGGATGCGCGAGCGGGACTGGGGCCGGATCGTCTTCGTGTCGAGCGAGTCCGCGGTCCAGATCCCGGCCGAGATGATCCACTACGGGATGACGAAGACCGCGCAGGTCGCCGTCGCCCGCGGCCTTGCGGAGACGACGGCGGGCACCGGCGTCACCGTGAACAGCGTCCTGCCGGGGCCGACCGCGTCCGAGGGGGTGTCGACCTTCGTCGGGCAGATGGCCGCGGCGCAGGGCGTCGACTTCGCGACGGCGGAGCGGGAGTTCTTCGCGACCGCCCGCCCGTCGTCGCTGCTCCGCCGCTTCGCGACGCCGGACGAGGTCGCGGCGATGATCGCGTACGCGTGCAGCGGGCGCGCGGCCGCGACGAACGGCGCGGCACTGCGGGTCGACGGCGGGGTCGTGCGCGCCGTCCTCTGA
- a CDS encoding glucosylceramidase: MPPRDTDVGRRAFLRTGAVGLGAAAGLPALARAAHRPAPNADAAPRAPVPSPAGPIRVYQTAGARRHAALPDLAWRPSAGAPNGGPAGTADVVLAPDRRRQAVLGFGAAFTDAACYTFNRLTPAARAALFHELYHPSEMGLNVGRACVGASDYSTVAYSYDESPTPDPDLARFSIAHDRQWILPMLREARAANPDLFLLASPWSPPAWMKDNNSMLGGTIRRRYLAPYANYLTKFVQAYGAEGVPVHALTTQNELDTDQDGAMPACAWPQEAEIQFVGQHLGPALARASVPTQIWLIDHNYSLWGRALSEFEDDAVRRYADGVAWHGYVGVPTAMTRVHDAYPDKHAYWTEGGPDVTSPRYATDWAPWAVQFADILRNWSRCIIAWNYALDEHGKPNIGPFACGGLVTVHSGTREVTRSGMYWAFAHVSRHVRRGARVFESTGGTPPGGAGTPAEAPGGGARPTTEFGHVAFENPDGSRVLLLANTSARPLTPRVVLGASAVDVALPPDSVTTIAWSA; the protein is encoded by the coding sequence ATGCCCCCACGCGACACGGACGTCGGCCGCCGCGCCTTCCTGCGCACGGGCGCCGTCGGACTCGGCGCGGCAGCCGGACTCCCCGCCCTCGCCCGCGCGGCGCACCGCCCCGCGCCTAACGCGGACGCCGCCCCGCGCGCTCCGGTCCCGTCGCCGGCCGGCCCGATCCGGGTGTACCAGACCGCGGGCGCCCGGCGCCACGCCGCGCTCCCCGACCTCGCGTGGCGGCCGAGTGCCGGCGCGCCGAACGGCGGCCCGGCGGGCACCGCCGACGTCGTCCTCGCGCCGGACCGCCGGCGGCAGGCGGTGCTCGGCTTCGGCGCGGCGTTCACCGACGCGGCGTGCTACACCTTCAACCGCCTCACGCCCGCGGCGCGCGCGGCGCTCTTTCACGAACTGTATCACCCGTCCGAGATGGGCCTGAACGTCGGGCGCGCCTGCGTCGGCGCGAGCGACTACTCGACCGTCGCGTACAGCTACGACGAGAGCCCGACGCCGGACCCCGACCTCGCCAGGTTCTCGATCGCGCACGACAGGCAGTGGATCCTGCCGATGCTGCGCGAGGCGCGCGCGGCCAACCCGGACCTCTTCCTGCTGGCGTCGCCCTGGAGCCCCCCGGCGTGGATGAAGGACAACAACTCGATGTTAGGCGGCACCATCCGCCGCCGCTACCTCGCGCCGTACGCCAACTACCTCACGAAGTTCGTGCAGGCGTACGGGGCCGAGGGGGTGCCGGTGCACGCGCTCACGACGCAGAACGAGCTCGACACCGACCAGGACGGCGCGATGCCGGCGTGCGCCTGGCCCCAGGAGGCGGAGATCCAGTTCGTCGGCCAGCACCTGGGCCCCGCCCTCGCCCGCGCGTCCGTGCCGACGCAGATCTGGCTCATCGACCACAACTACAGCCTGTGGGGTCGCGCGCTCTCGGAGTTCGAGGACGACGCCGTGCGCCGCTACGCGGACGGGGTCGCGTGGCACGGGTACGTCGGCGTCCCGACGGCGATGACGCGCGTGCACGACGCCTACCCCGACAAGCACGCCTACTGGACCGAGGGTGGCCCGGACGTCACGAGCCCGCGCTACGCGACCGACTGGGCGCCGTGGGCGGTGCAGTTCGCCGACATCCTGCGCAACTGGTCGCGCTGCATCATCGCCTGGAACTACGCGCTCGACGAGCACGGCAAGCCGAACATCGGGCCGTTCGCCTGCGGCGGGCTCGTGACCGTCCACAGCGGCACGCGCGAAGTCACGCGCAGCGGGATGTACTGGGCGTTCGCGCACGTCTCGCGGCACGTCCGCCGCGGCGCGCGGGTGTTCGAGTCGACGGGCGGCACGCCGCCCGGTGGCGCGGGGACGCCGGCCGAGGCGCCGGGCGGCGGCGCGCGGCCGACGACGGAGTTCGGACACGTCGCGTTCGAGAACCCGGACGGAAGCCGCGTGCTCCTGCTCGCCAACACCAGCGCGCGCCCCCTCACCCCCCGCGTCGTCCTCGGCGCGAGCGCCGTCGACGTCGCGCTGCCGCCCGACTCGGTGACCACGATCGCGTGGTCGGCCTAA
- a CDS encoding putative acyl-[acyl-carrier protein] desaturase: MSLPDTETLAKVEVLADLEPVVHTLMEAHEAKRVLWFPSELLAPAPDTDPDHHLAELRGRAAGISLPMRVALALNLLTEEGLPHFHRLLAAYLGGDTFWTKWTNLWTAEEDRHGAVLHDYARDSRLLENPVLERMQFEYLRAGFEPAWDADPYRVFVYTTLQERATQVSHANTGKLAGEYEPTIGEVLRNVAAEEARHYTFYRTIFKEVLARDPSRALASAAEIMPSIDMPGVSMPHFREMADVIRRAGIYGPRDYLRIVDEQIRFWAVDALTGLDEVGKRAQEKILGIPRRLERVADALETRSRAKTFSFAVAFSREFRMA; this comes from the coding sequence ATGTCCCTCCCCGACACCGAAACGCTTGCGAAGGTCGAGGTCCTCGCCGACCTCGAGCCCGTCGTCCACACGCTGATGGAGGCGCACGAGGCGAAACGCGTGCTGTGGTTCCCGAGCGAGTTGCTCGCGCCCGCGCCCGACACCGACCCGGACCACCACCTGGCCGAGCTGCGGGGGCGGGCGGCGGGGATCTCGCTCCCGATGCGCGTCGCGCTCGCGCTCAACCTCCTCACCGAAGAAGGACTCCCCCACTTCCACCGGCTGCTCGCCGCGTACCTCGGCGGCGACACCTTTTGGACGAAGTGGACGAATCTATGGACGGCCGAGGAGGACCGGCACGGCGCCGTGCTGCACGACTACGCGCGCGACAGCCGGCTGCTCGAGAACCCGGTGCTCGAGCGCATGCAGTTCGAGTACCTGCGCGCGGGCTTCGAGCCGGCGTGGGACGCGGACCCGTACCGCGTCTTCGTCTACACCACGCTGCAGGAGCGCGCGACGCAGGTGAGCCACGCCAACACGGGCAAGCTGGCCGGCGAGTACGAGCCCACGATCGGCGAGGTGCTGCGCAACGTGGCCGCCGAGGAGGCGCGGCACTACACGTTCTACCGCACGATCTTCAAGGAAGTGCTAGCCCGCGACCCGAGCCGCGCGCTCGCCTCCGCGGCCGAGATCATGCCGAGCATCGACATGCCGGGCGTGAGCATGCCGCACTTCCGCGAGATGGCCGACGTGATCCGCCGCGCGGGCATCTACGGGCCGCGCGACTACCTGCGGATCGTGGACGAGCAAATCCGCTTCTGGGCGGTCGACGCGCTGACGGGGCTCGACGAGGTCGGGAAGCGCGCGCAGGAGAAGATCCTCGGCATCCCGCGCCGGCTGGAGCGGGTGGCCGACGCGCTCGAGACGCGCAGCCGGGCGAAGACGTTCTCGTTCGCGGTCGCGTTCTCGCGCGAGTTCCGGATGGCCTAA
- the xloA gene encoding glycosyl hydrolase, giving the protein MPPFRTYAAALAAAAAATSAPGAAAHAQPVLPPRTAPRPLDPRTEARVDSLLRRLTLEEKVGEMTQLTIQAVARVHGTATVAQQLDSAKLEDALVRYHVGSLLNVWDVALTPAQWQEVTSTVQRVARRKRVAVPVLYGIDAVHGHQYMRGGTIFPHNIALAATFDSAVVRQAAAITAYETRASGMAWNFSPVLDVGRQPLWPRFYETFGEDVHVVATLGRAAIEATQADPRPVVRTLLGTAVPPPARVGGQVFVAATGKHFLGYSAPLSGKDRTTAWIPERELREIFVPPFRAAIDAGVRTIMANSGDVNGVPVHASHAILTDLLRTELGFTGVTVSDWADIEKLHSVHRVAPTRNDAVRLAVMAGVDMSMVPYDLSFYDDLLALVHEGAVPESRVDEAVGRILRLKYELGLFDGDPGPNAAMLARANAPAFQAVSRRAAEEAVTLLKNDRAMLPLAKTARVLVVGPGATSLTAQYGGWSYTWQGTDTALYPKYVKTLLDAVRDRVGPSRVTYVPGASFDSTRDVAAAVAAARDVDVVIVALGEQAEAESPGNIDDLTLPAAQLQLAQAMEATGKPVVLALFEARPRIIRPAVDAARAIVTGYETGPFGGEAVAGVLFGDVNPSGRLPFTYPRYPGAVEHYDRNESANSTAGDSTTGYYPEFDFGHGLSYTTFAYGPVRLDRREATARDTVAVAVDVRNTGARAGQEVVQLYTRQLYASVAPPTRRLRGFQRIALAPGEQRTVTFRLAVQDLAFIGLQNRPVVEPGDVDVFVRGVAPQRLTVR; this is encoded by the coding sequence ATGCCCCCGTTCCGTACGTACGCCGCCGCGCTCGCGGCGGCCGCCGCCGCGACGTCCGCCCCGGGCGCGGCGGCGCACGCCCAGCCGGTCCTGCCGCCGCGCACCGCCCCGCGCCCGCTCGACCCGCGTACCGAGGCGCGCGTCGACTCGCTGCTCCGGCGCCTGACGCTCGAGGAGAAGGTCGGCGAGATGACGCAGCTGACCATCCAGGCCGTCGCGCGCGTGCACGGCACCGCCACCGTCGCGCAGCAGCTCGACTCCGCGAAGCTCGAGGACGCGCTCGTGCGCTACCACGTGGGCTCGCTGCTCAACGTGTGGGACGTGGCCCTCACCCCCGCGCAGTGGCAGGAGGTGACGAGCACCGTGCAGCGCGTCGCGCGCCGCAAGCGCGTCGCCGTCCCGGTGCTCTACGGAATCGACGCGGTGCACGGCCACCAGTACATGCGCGGCGGCACGATCTTCCCGCACAACATCGCCCTCGCCGCGACCTTCGACTCCGCGGTCGTCCGCCAGGCCGCCGCGATCACCGCCTACGAGACGCGTGCGAGCGGCATGGCCTGGAACTTCTCCCCCGTGCTCGACGTCGGCCGGCAACCGCTCTGGCCCCGCTTCTACGAGACGTTCGGCGAGGACGTCCACGTCGTCGCGACGCTCGGCCGCGCCGCGATCGAGGCGACCCAGGCCGACCCGCGCCCCGTCGTACGCACGCTGTTAGGCACGGCCGTCCCGCCGCCCGCCCGCGTCGGCGGCCAGGTCTTCGTCGCCGCCACCGGCAAGCACTTCCTCGGCTACAGCGCGCCGCTCAGCGGCAAGGACCGCACGACGGCGTGGATCCCCGAGCGCGAGCTGCGCGAGATCTTCGTGCCGCCGTTCCGCGCCGCGATCGACGCCGGCGTGCGCACCATCATGGCCAACTCGGGCGACGTGAACGGCGTCCCCGTCCACGCCAGCCACGCGATCCTCACCGACCTCCTGCGCACGGAGCTCGGCTTCACCGGCGTCACGGTCAGCGACTGGGCGGACATCGAGAAGCTGCACTCCGTCCACCGCGTCGCCCCGACGCGTAACGACGCCGTGCGCCTGGCGGTGATGGCCGGCGTCGACATGAGCATGGTGCCCTATGACCTCTCGTTCTACGACGACCTGCTCGCCCTCGTGCACGAGGGCGCGGTCCCCGAGTCGCGCGTCGACGAGGCCGTCGGCCGCATCCTCCGGCTCAAGTACGAGCTCGGCCTCTTCGACGGCGATCCCGGGCCTAACGCGGCGATGCTCGCCCGCGCCAACGCCCCCGCGTTCCAGGCCGTGAGCCGGCGGGCGGCTGAGGAGGCGGTCACGCTCCTCAAGAACGACCGCGCGATGCTGCCGCTGGCGAAGACCGCCCGCGTGCTCGTCGTCGGGCCGGGCGCGACGTCCCTCACGGCGCAGTACGGCGGCTGGTCGTACACCTGGCAGGGCACCGACACGGCGCTCTACCCGAAGTACGTGAAGACGCTGCTCGACGCCGTGCGCGACCGCGTGGGCCCGTCGCGGGTGACCTACGTCCCGGGGGCGAGCTTCGACTCGACGCGCGACGTCGCCGCCGCGGTCGCCGCCGCGCGGGACGTCGACGTCGTGATCGTCGCCCTGGGCGAACAGGCCGAAGCCGAGTCGCCGGGCAACATCGACGACCTGACCCTCCCCGCGGCGCAGCTCCAACTCGCGCAAGCGATGGAGGCGACCGGCAAGCCCGTCGTCCTCGCCCTCTTCGAAGCGCGCCCGCGGATCATCCGCCCCGCAGTCGACGCGGCGCGCGCGATCGTCACCGGCTACGAGACGGGGCCGTTCGGCGGCGAGGCGGTGGCCGGCGTCCTCTTCGGCGACGTCAACCCGAGTGGGCGGCTGCCCTTCACCTACCCGCGCTACCCCGGCGCCGTCGAGCACTACGACCGCAACGAGTCCGCCAACTCGACGGCGGGCGACTCGACGACGGGCTACTACCCCGAGTTCGACTTCGGCCACGGGCTCTCCTACACGACGTTCGCCTACGGCCCCGTGCGTCTCGACCGGCGCGAGGCGACCGCGCGCGACACCGTCGCGGTCGCGGTCGACGTGCGCAACACCGGCGCGCGGGCCGGGCAGGAGGTCGTGCAGCTCTACACGCGCCAGCTCTACGCCTCGGTGGCGCCGCCCACGCGCCGCCTGCGCGGCTTCCAACGCATCGCCCTCGCGCCGGGCGAGCAGCGCACGGTCACCTTCCGCCTCGCCGTCCAGGACCTCGCGTTCATCGGGCTGCAGAACCGACCCGTGGTCGAGCCGGGCGACGTCGACGTCTTCGTGCGCGGCGTGGCGCCCCAGCGCCTCACGGTGCGCTGA